The Halalkalibacter krulwichiae genome has a segment encoding these proteins:
- the purM gene encoding phosphoribosylformylglycinamidine cyclo-ligase has translation MSEAYKKAGVSLEAGYEAVERMKSHVNRTQRAGVMGSLGGFGGMFDLSTLNLKEPVLVSGTDGVGTKLMLAFMLDKHDTIGVDAVAMCVNDIVVQGAEPLYFLDYIACGKAVPERLEAIVKGVADGCEQAGCALVGGETAEMPGMYSENEYDLAGFSVGAVEKQQLISGEAIKPGDVVIGLSSSGVHSNGFSLVRKVFLHDHSFSLTDYVEVLGKTLGEELLTPTKIYVKPLLACLQQHTVKGMAHITGGGFYENIPRMLPEGVQVNIENGSWPVPPIFTMLQKYGELTEKELFSTFNMGIGMVVVVPEEEHLAVLRLLEESGESAHVIGRVEQGSGVKIGGIE, from the coding sequence ATGTCGGAAGCTTATAAAAAAGCAGGAGTCAGTCTTGAAGCAGGTTATGAAGCTGTAGAGCGAATGAAGAGTCATGTAAATAGAACACAACGTGCTGGAGTTATGGGTTCACTTGGTGGCTTTGGTGGAATGTTTGATCTATCTACATTAAATCTAAAGGAGCCTGTGCTTGTTTCTGGAACAGATGGAGTAGGGACAAAGTTAATGCTTGCCTTTATGCTAGACAAACACGATACAATAGGTGTTGATGCAGTTGCGATGTGCGTGAATGATATTGTTGTTCAAGGAGCAGAACCACTTTATTTCCTTGACTATATTGCTTGTGGGAAAGCAGTTCCAGAACGTTTAGAAGCTATTGTAAAAGGGGTAGCAGACGGTTGTGAACAAGCTGGCTGTGCGTTAGTTGGCGGTGAAACGGCAGAAATGCCTGGCATGTATTCAGAGAATGAGTATGACTTAGCTGGTTTTTCTGTAGGAGCTGTTGAAAAACAACAGTTAATCAGTGGGGAAGCAATCAAGCCTGGGGATGTCGTCATTGGTCTTTCATCAAGTGGTGTCCATAGTAATGGCTTTTCATTAGTAAGAAAGGTTTTCCTTCATGATCATTCTTTCTCTTTAACGGATTATGTTGAAGTGCTTGGGAAAACACTGGGAGAAGAACTTCTAACACCTACGAAGATTTACGTAAAACCACTACTCGCTTGTTTGCAACAACATACGGTAAAAGGCATGGCTCATATTACAGGAGGCGGCTTCTATGAAAATATTCCGCGTATGTTGCCAGAAGGAGTGCAAGTAAATATCGAAAATGGTTCTTGGCCGGTTCCTCCGATCTTTACTATGTTACAAAAGTACGGAGAGTTAACAGAGAAGGAACTTTTCTCGACGTTTAATATGGGTATTGGAATGGTAGTGGTTGTTCCAGAGGAAGAGCATTTAGCTGTTCTTCGTCTTCTTGAAGAGAGTGGTGAATCTGCTCATGTAATTGGTAGAGTAGAACAAGGCTCAGGTGTGAAAATTGGAGGCATTGAGTAA
- the purQ gene encoding phosphoribosylformylglycinamidine synthase subunit PurQ: MKFAVIVFPGSNCDSDMFFAIQDALQEEVEYVRYDETSLEGFDGVLLPGGFSYGDYLRSGAIACFAPIMEAVKQFAIDGKPVLGVCNGFQMLLELGLLPGAMKRNDGLKFICRPVDLVVENNQTMFTSSYEKGEVISVPVAHGEGNYECDEATLATLEENNQVVFRYKEAINGSKANIAGITNEQGNVLGMMPHPERAVEKLLGSADGLRLFQSIVRNWRESHVTTS, encoded by the coding sequence ATGAAATTTGCAGTAATTGTGTTTCCTGGTTCGAACTGTGATTCTGACATGTTCTTTGCGATACAAGATGCTTTGCAAGAAGAAGTCGAATATGTTCGTTATGATGAAACTTCATTAGAAGGTTTTGATGGTGTTCTTTTACCAGGAGGATTCTCTTATGGAGACTATCTTCGTTCAGGTGCAATTGCATGTTTTGCACCGATTATGGAAGCAGTGAAGCAGTTTGCGATAGACGGGAAACCAGTTCTAGGTGTATGTAATGGATTTCAAATGTTACTAGAGTTAGGTTTGCTACCTGGAGCAATGAAACGGAACGATGGATTGAAATTCATCTGCCGTCCAGTTGACTTAGTAGTAGAAAACAATCAAACAATGTTTACTTCTAGCTATGAAAAAGGGGAAGTCATCTCTGTTCCGGTTGCCCATGGTGAAGGAAACTATGAGTGCGATGAAGCTACATTAGCAACACTTGAAGAAAATAATCAAGTTGTCTTCCGTTATAAAGAAGCTATTAATGGATCAAAAGCCAACATTGCTGGAATTACAAATGAGCAAGGAAATGTACTAGGTATGATGCCGCACCCGGAGCGTGCCGTTGAGAAATTACTAGGAAGCGCAGATGGTTTACGTTTATTTCAATCGATCGTAAGAAATTGGAGGGAATCTCATGTCACTACTTCTTGA
- the purB gene encoding adenylosuccinate lyase, which produces MIERYTRPEMGAIWTEENKFKAWLEVEIVACEAWAELGDIPKEDVAKIRENASFDINRINEIELETRHDVVAFTRAVSETLGEERKWVHYGLTSTDVVDTALSYLLKQANEILLSDIERFIEILKDKAQEHKYTVMMGRTHGVHAEPTTFGLKLALWYEEMKRNLQRFKDAAEGVRVGKLSGAVGTFANIDPSIEAFVCEKLGLEAAPVSTQTLQRDRHADYLAAIALIATSIEKFAVEIRGLQKSETREVEEFFAKGQKGSSAMPHKRNPIGSENMTGLARVIRGHMLTAYENVPLWHERDISHSSAERIILPDATIALNYMLNRFGNIVKNLTVFPENMKRNMTRTYGLIYSQRVLLSLINKGMVREEAYDLVQPKAMEAWEKGIQFRELVEAEERITSVLTPDEIEDCFNYEHHLKHVDTIFTRVGLQE; this is translated from the coding sequence ATGATCGAACGTTATACACGTCCTGAGATGGGCGCAATATGGACAGAGGAAAATAAATTTAAGGCTTGGCTCGAAGTAGAGATTGTCGCTTGTGAAGCATGGGCGGAACTAGGCGATATTCCGAAAGAAGATGTGGCAAAAATCCGTGAAAATGCCAGCTTTGATATTAATCGTATTAATGAAATTGAACTTGAGACACGTCATGATGTTGTAGCATTTACACGTGCCGTTTCTGAAACGTTAGGAGAAGAAAGAAAATGGGTTCATTATGGTTTAACGTCAACAGATGTAGTTGATACAGCTCTATCGTATTTGCTTAAGCAAGCGAATGAGATTCTATTATCTGACATTGAGCGTTTTATTGAAATCCTAAAAGACAAAGCTCAAGAACATAAGTATACGGTAATGATGGGGCGTACACACGGCGTTCATGCTGAACCGACAACATTTGGGTTAAAGCTTGCCTTATGGTATGAAGAGATGAAACGTAATCTTCAACGTTTTAAGGATGCGGCAGAGGGAGTTAGAGTCGGGAAGTTATCTGGAGCGGTTGGAACATTTGCCAATATTGATCCATCAATTGAGGCGTTTGTTTGTGAAAAGTTAGGACTAGAAGCAGCACCTGTATCAACTCAAACGTTACAACGTGATCGTCACGCTGACTACCTAGCAGCGATTGCTTTAATAGCGACTTCTATTGAGAAGTTTGCTGTAGAGATTCGTGGCCTTCAAAAAAGTGAAACACGCGAGGTTGAAGAGTTCTTTGCAAAAGGACAAAAGGGTTCTTCTGCTATGCCACATAAACGCAACCCTATTGGCTCTGAAAATATGACAGGTCTTGCACGTGTCATTCGTGGTCACATGTTAACAGCTTATGAAAATGTTCCATTATGGCATGAGCGTGATATCTCACATTCGTCAGCAGAAAGAATTATTCTTCCGGATGCAACGATTGCGCTGAATTATATGTTAAATCGTTTCGGAAATATCGTGAAAAATTTGACGGTGTTCCCAGAGAATATGAAGAGAAACATGACGCGCACATATGGACTGATTTACTCGCAACGTGTGCTATTATCTCTAATTAATAAAGGAATGGTACGTGAGGAAGCATATGACCTTGTTCAACCTAAAGCAATGGAAGCTTGGGAAAAGGGAATTCAATTCCGTGAGCTTGTTGAAGCTGAGGAAAGAATTACAAGCGTTCTTACTCCGGACGAAATTGAAGATTGCTTTAACTATGAGCATCATTTAAAGCATGTAGATACGATCTTTACAAGAGTAGGGTTACAAGAGTAA
- the purK gene encoding 5-(carboxyamino)imidazole ribonucleotide synthase, translating to MTRIIKPGQTIGIIGGGQLGRMMAIAAKQMGYRIAVLEPTKDSPCGQVSDIVIEAAYDDREGAKKLAEVSDVITYEFENIDEDTANWLTEQADFPQGAKVLGITQDRLSEKEAIRSLGVPLAPFYPVRSIEDVEEAARALGFPSVLKTCRGGYDGKGQRVVEDLEQLKNAASELLINGDCVLEAWIPFELELSVIVTRSRNGETAVFPVAENEHRENILHRSHVPARVTNEVCEQAKEMALKIVSGMGVVGTLAVELFMLEDGRLYANELAPRPHNSGHYTIEACETSQFEQHIRAVCGLPLGPTTLRSPVVMENILGEHLDGVLNRVENLTNVKLHLYGKKEAKIKRKMGHVTVTANTVEEACKQLSFLETESVVNEK from the coding sequence ATGACTCGAATCATAAAACCGGGACAAACGATTGGAATTATTGGCGGTGGTCAGTTAGGTAGAATGATGGCAATTGCTGCAAAGCAGATGGGATATAGAATTGCTGTATTAGAGCCTACCAAGGATTCTCCTTGTGGACAGGTATCTGACATTGTCATTGAAGCTGCTTATGATGATCGAGAAGGAGCTAAGAAGTTAGCTGAGGTGTCGGATGTAATTACCTATGAATTTGAGAATATTGACGAAGATACGGCGAATTGGTTAACCGAACAAGCTGACTTTCCTCAAGGAGCAAAGGTGTTAGGGATTACACAGGATCGGTTATCTGAGAAAGAAGCAATCAGATCGTTAGGAGTACCATTAGCGCCATTTTATCCAGTTCGTTCAATAGAAGATGTAGAAGAAGCAGCACGAGCATTAGGTTTTCCATCTGTCTTAAAAACGTGTCGTGGTGGTTATGATGGTAAAGGGCAGAGAGTGGTTGAAGATCTAGAACAGTTAAAGAATGCAGCATCGGAGTTATTAATAAATGGAGATTGCGTATTGGAAGCTTGGATTCCTTTTGAACTTGAATTATCCGTTATAGTGACTCGTTCGAGAAACGGTGAAACTGCGGTTTTCCCTGTTGCCGAAAATGAACACCGGGAAAACATTCTGCACCGATCACATGTACCTGCTAGAGTGACAAATGAGGTTTGTGAACAAGCTAAGGAAATGGCTCTAAAGATTGTTTCGGGCATGGGTGTTGTTGGCACCTTAGCTGTTGAACTATTTATGCTTGAAGATGGCAGATTATATGCCAATGAACTTGCTCCACGCCCACATAATTCCGGTCATTATACGATTGAAGCATGTGAGACTTCGCAATTTGAACAACATATAAGAGCGGTTTGCGGACTGCCACTTGGGCCAACAACTTTACGTTCCCCTGTTGTGATGGAGAATATTTTAGGTGAACATCTAGACGGTGTTCTCAATCGTGTTGAAAATTTAACAAATGTAAAATTACATCTTTATGGAAAAAAGGAAGCAAAAATAAAAAGAAAAATGGGTCACGTTACTGTTACCGCAAACACAGTAGAAGAAGCCTGTAAGCAGTTAAGCTTTTTAGAAACAGAGAGTGTTGTCAATGAGAAATAG
- the purC gene encoding phosphoribosylaminoimidazolesuccinocarboxamide synthase — translation MEKGILLYEGKAKQIFQTSNEDELWISYKDDATAFNGEKKETLIGKARLNNEITSLIFEYLQENGVESHFVRKLSETEQLVKKVDIIPLEVVARNVVAGSLSKRLGIEEGTVLAEPIVEFYYKDDSLGDPLVTEDHIAVLQVATPADLQVLREKTIEVNKRLIKLFDGLNVRLIDFKLEFGRTTAGDILLADEISPDTCRLWDKETNERFDKDIFRKNLGNLQEGYQEILSRLGGASCTK, via the coding sequence ATGGAAAAAGGGATCTTGCTTTATGAAGGTAAAGCGAAACAGATTTTTCAAACGAGCAATGAAGATGAGCTTTGGATTAGTTATAAAGATGACGCTACAGCTTTTAATGGTGAGAAAAAAGAAACATTAATAGGTAAAGCTCGTTTAAACAATGAGATTACTTCACTAATCTTTGAGTATTTGCAAGAAAATGGTGTTGAAAGTCATTTTGTTAGAAAACTCTCTGAAACAGAACAGTTAGTAAAAAAAGTAGACATTATTCCACTAGAAGTGGTCGCACGAAATGTTGTTGCGGGCAGCTTATCAAAAAGGCTTGGCATCGAAGAAGGAACTGTATTAGCTGAACCGATTGTTGAATTCTATTATAAGGATGATTCACTTGGTGATCCGCTTGTAACAGAAGATCATATTGCTGTTTTACAAGTAGCTACACCTGCCGATTTACAAGTATTAAGAGAAAAGACAATTGAAGTAAACAAACGTTTAATTAAATTATTTGATGGGTTAAATGTTCGGTTAATTGATTTCAAACTCGAGTTTGGTCGAACCACTGCAGGAGACATTCTTCTAGCAGATGAAATTTCCCCAGATACTTGCCGTCTTTGGGATAAAGAGACAAACGAACGCTTTGATAAAGATATTTTCAGAAAAAATCTAGGAAACTTGCAAGAAGGTTATCAAGAAATTTTATCACGCTTAGGAGGCGCATCATGTACAAAGTAA
- the purE gene encoding 5-(carboxyamino)imidazole ribonucleotide mutase, with protein sequence MNPKVGVIMGSTSDWETMKAACDILDELKIQYEKKVVSAHRTPDLMFEYAEQARERGIQVIIAGAGGAAHLPGMVAAKTTLPVIGVPVQSKALQGLDSLLSIVQMPGGVPVATVAIGKAGATNAGLLAAQILGSTQPEIAERLEARREQTKQTVIESSDTL encoded by the coding sequence ATGAATCCTAAAGTTGGCGTGATAATGGGAAGTACTTCTGATTGGGAAACAATGAAAGCTGCTTGTGATATACTCGATGAGTTAAAGATTCAATACGAAAAAAAGGTCGTTTCGGCTCATAGAACTCCTGATTTAATGTTTGAATACGCAGAGCAAGCAAGAGAGCGTGGTATACAGGTGATTATTGCTGGAGCAGGGGGAGCTGCACATTTACCTGGAATGGTTGCAGCTAAAACAACATTACCTGTCATTGGAGTTCCAGTACAGTCAAAGGCTTTACAAGGGTTAGATTCTCTTCTTTCAATTGTCCAAATGCCTGGGGGAGTACCTGTTGCAACGGTCGCGATCGGAAAAGCTGGAGCAACGAATGCTGGTTTGTTAGCGGCCCAAATTTTAGGTTCGACACAACCTGAAATTGCTGAACGTTTGGAGGCAAGAAGAGAGCAGACAAAACAAACTGTTATAGAAAGCAGTGATACGTTATGA
- the purF gene encoding amidophosphoribosyltransferase, with amino-acid sequence MFAEIKGLNEECGVFAIWGHKDAAHLTYYGLHSLQHRGQEGAGIVVTDGEQLKVHKGLGLVNDVFSPDNFSDLSGHAAIGHVRYATAGGGGFANVQPLLFRSQTGSLAIAHNGNLVNANSMKHQLEYQGSIFQSTSDTEVVAHLIKRSGYNTLEDQLRNALEMLKGAYAFAVLNEKQLMVALDPNGLRPLSIGRLGDAYVVASETCAFDLIGAVYEREVEPGELVIIDENGLRSTRFAGSATRAICSMEYVYFARPDSNVDEINIHKARKSLGKQLAIESPVEADVVTGVPDSSISAAIGYAEQTGIPYELGMIKNRYVGRTFIQPSQELREQGVKMKLSAVRGVVEGKRVVMIDDSIVRGTTSRRIVKMLREAGAKEVHVRISSPPITHPCFYGIDTSNSGELIAANHSLEEMREIMGADSLAFLSTEGLKKGIGRSDATSNCGQCLACFTGEYPTEIYPDTLHPYAKV; translated from the coding sequence ATGTTTGCTGAAATCAAAGGCCTAAATGAAGAATGTGGAGTGTTTGCGATTTGGGGTCACAAAGACGCAGCGCACTTAACGTATTATGGTCTTCACAGTTTGCAGCACCGCGGACAAGAAGGTGCCGGTATTGTTGTAACGGATGGAGAACAGTTGAAGGTTCATAAAGGGTTAGGACTAGTAAATGACGTATTTAGTCCAGATAATTTTTCAGATTTAAGTGGGCATGCTGCAATTGGTCATGTTCGTTACGCGACAGCAGGAGGTGGGGGATTTGCCAATGTGCAACCCCTCCTTTTCCGCTCGCAAACAGGTAGCTTAGCGATTGCTCATAATGGTAACTTAGTAAATGCCAATAGCATGAAACATCAGCTCGAGTATCAAGGAAGTATTTTCCAATCGACTTCAGATACAGAGGTTGTTGCTCATTTAATTAAACGTAGTGGTTATAACACACTTGAAGATCAGCTACGCAATGCACTTGAAATGCTAAAGGGAGCTTATGCTTTCGCGGTTTTAAACGAGAAACAGTTAATGGTAGCGCTCGATCCGAATGGACTTCGCCCGCTTTCTATTGGCCGATTAGGTGATGCATACGTTGTTGCATCAGAAACTTGTGCATTTGATTTAATTGGTGCTGTTTATGAGCGTGAAGTAGAACCGGGTGAACTCGTTATTATTGATGAAAATGGGCTTCGCTCAACAAGATTTGCAGGTTCTGCTACAAGAGCCATCTGTAGTATGGAATATGTCTATTTTGCTCGACCTGATAGCAATGTAGATGAAATTAATATTCATAAAGCTAGAAAAAGTTTAGGCAAACAGTTAGCAATTGAGTCTCCGGTAGAAGCAGATGTTGTAACTGGAGTCCCTGATTCTTCTATATCTGCTGCAATTGGCTATGCAGAGCAAACAGGAATACCTTACGAGCTTGGGATGATAAAAAATCGATATGTAGGACGTACATTTATTCAGCCTTCACAAGAGTTACGTGAACAAGGGGTGAAAATGAAACTTTCTGCTGTTCGAGGAGTAGTCGAAGGGAAACGTGTTGTGATGATTGACGACTCAATCGTACGCGGGACGACAAGTAGAAGAATTGTGAAAATGCTTCGTGAAGCTGGGGCAAAAGAGGTTCACGTGCGTATAAGCTCCCCACCGATTACACACCCATGTTTTTACGGAATTGATACTTCAAATTCAGGAGAATTAATCGCAGCGAACCATTCACTTGAAGAGATGAGAGAAATAATGGGAGCTGATTCTCTTGCGTTTTTATCAACAGAAGGGTTAAAAAAGGGAATTGGACGTTCAGATGCAACATCTAATTGTGGCCAATGTCTCGCATGCTTTACTGGAGAGTACCCGACGGAAATTTATCCAGATACGTTACATCCATATGCTAAGGTTTAG
- the purS gene encoding phosphoribosylformylglycinamidine synthase subunit PurS — MYKVKVYVTLRESVLDPQGGAVKRALHTMNYSEVEEVRIGKYMELTLTNTDDVEKRIDEMCSKLLANTVIEDYRYEIEEVVPS, encoded by the coding sequence ATGTACAAAGTAAAAGTTTACGTTACGTTAAGAGAAAGTGTTTTAGATCCACAAGGAGGAGCTGTAAAACGTGCTCTTCATACTATGAACTATTCAGAAGTAGAAGAAGTTCGTATTGGTAAATACATGGAATTAACATTAACGAATACCGATGACGTTGAAAAGCGTATTGATGAAATGTGTTCTAAATTGCTTGCTAATACAGTGATTGAGGATTACCGTTATGAAATTGAGGAGGTTGTCCCATCATGA
- the purL gene encoding phosphoribosylformylglycinamidine synthase subunit PurL, protein MSLLLEPTAERVKEEKIYREMGLTDDEFAMIEEILGRTPNYTETGLFSVMWSEHCSYKNSKVVLKKFPTEGERVLQGPGEGAGIIDIGDEQAVVFKVESHNHPSAIEPYQGAATGVGGILRDVFSMGARPISLLNSLRFGELTSPRVRYLFEEVVAGIAGYGNCMGVPTVGGEIQFDPCYEGNPLVNAMCVGLIDHKDIQKGQAKGVGNTVMYVGASTGRDGIHGATFASEELGEDSDEKRPAVQVGDPFMEKLLLEACLELIQNDALVGIQDMGAAGLTSSSAEMASKAGSGIEMNLDLVPQREKGMTPYEMMLSESQERMLIVVKKGREQEIKEIFDRWGLLSAEVGHVTDDKRLRLLHKGEVVADLPVDALAEEAPVYHKPSAVPAYYEKFQQLEEKTPVVENYKETLLNLLAQPTIASKEWVYDQYDYMVQTNTVVEPGSDAAVVRIRGTRKALAMTTDCNSRYIYLDPEVGGQIAIAEAARNVVCSGGVPLGLTDGLNYGSPDKPEIFWQLEKSTDGMSEACRVLETPVIGGNVSLYNETAGVAIYPTPVIGMVGLIEDVDHITTQSFKQAGDYIYLVGETKPEFGGSELQKLVEGDISGKAPTLDLELEKRLQKQLLTAIRSGLVASAHDVAEGGVSVALAESMTSGEVGASVTLSGEKTAALFAESQSRFIVTVPSDKAEQFEELVACVKIGEVTDTKELQIKDDEQRIILKATQDEIVTAWKGAIPCLLKSKA, encoded by the coding sequence ATGTCACTACTTCTTGAACCAACAGCTGAGCGAGTGAAAGAGGAGAAAATTTACCGCGAAATGGGCTTAACAGATGATGAATTTGCAATGATTGAAGAAATTCTTGGTCGCACACCGAATTATACAGAAACAGGATTATTTTCGGTTATGTGGTCAGAACATTGCAGTTACAAAAATTCAAAAGTAGTCCTAAAGAAATTCCCTACTGAGGGAGAACGTGTATTACAAGGCCCTGGAGAAGGTGCAGGCATTATTGATATCGGTGATGAACAGGCAGTTGTGTTTAAGGTGGAAAGTCATAATCACCCATCGGCTATTGAACCATATCAAGGGGCTGCCACTGGTGTAGGTGGAATTTTACGTGACGTTTTCTCAATGGGAGCTCGTCCAATTTCGTTACTAAACTCATTACGTTTTGGAGAGTTAACTTCTCCGCGTGTACGTTACTTATTTGAGGAAGTCGTAGCCGGTATTGCAGGATACGGAAACTGTATGGGTGTACCAACAGTTGGAGGAGAGATTCAATTCGATCCTTGCTATGAAGGAAATCCATTAGTAAATGCAATGTGTGTTGGTTTAATTGACCATAAAGACATTCAAAAAGGTCAAGCGAAGGGTGTTGGCAATACAGTCATGTATGTTGGTGCGAGCACTGGTCGTGACGGTATTCATGGTGCAACGTTTGCGTCAGAGGAGCTTGGAGAAGATTCTGATGAGAAGCGTCCTGCTGTTCAAGTAGGAGATCCATTTATGGAAAAGCTTTTACTTGAAGCATGCTTAGAACTAATCCAAAACGATGCGCTTGTTGGAATTCAAGATATGGGTGCGGCTGGATTAACATCTTCATCTGCAGAAATGGCAAGTAAGGCTGGATCTGGGATTGAGATGAACCTAGATTTAGTGCCGCAACGTGAAAAAGGCATGACACCGTATGAGATGATGCTCTCAGAATCTCAGGAGCGTATGTTAATTGTTGTTAAGAAGGGTCGCGAGCAAGAAATCAAAGAAATCTTTGATCGTTGGGGACTACTATCTGCTGAAGTTGGTCATGTAACAGATGATAAACGCCTTCGTTTGCTTCATAAAGGAGAAGTAGTAGCTGATCTTCCGGTTGATGCATTAGCAGAAGAGGCGCCAGTCTATCATAAACCATCTGCAGTTCCTGCATACTATGAAAAGTTTCAGCAACTAGAGGAAAAAACACCTGTTGTTGAAAACTATAAAGAAACTCTATTAAACTTATTAGCTCAACCAACAATTGCTAGTAAAGAGTGGGTTTATGACCAATATGATTATATGGTACAAACAAATACAGTTGTTGAGCCAGGTTCAGATGCAGCGGTTGTTCGTATCCGTGGAACGAGAAAAGCTCTAGCAATGACAACAGATTGTAACTCTCGTTATATTTATCTAGATCCTGAAGTGGGTGGTCAGATTGCGATTGCAGAAGCAGCACGTAACGTTGTTTGTTCTGGGGGCGTTCCACTAGGTCTTACGGATGGCTTAAATTATGGAAGTCCTGATAAGCCTGAGATTTTCTGGCAGTTAGAGAAGTCTACAGATGGAATGAGTGAGGCTTGTCGTGTGTTAGAAACGCCTGTTATTGGCGGAAATGTCTCTCTCTATAATGAAACTGCGGGAGTAGCAATTTATCCAACTCCAGTAATCGGGATGGTAGGGTTAATTGAAGATGTTGATCATATTACAACACAATCGTTTAAACAAGCTGGAGATTATATCTACTTAGTAGGTGAAACAAAACCTGAATTTGGTGGAAGTGAGTTACAGAAGTTAGTTGAAGGTGATATATCAGGAAAAGCACCAACACTTGACCTAGAATTAGAGAAGAGACTTCAAAAGCAATTATTAACAGCGATTCGTTCTGGTCTTGTAGCTTCTGCTCATGATGTTGCAGAAGGAGGAGTGAGTGTTGCTCTTGCTGAATCTATGACCTCTGGTGAAGTTGGTGCAAGTGTTACATTATCTGGAGAGAAGACGGCTGCTCTATTTGCTGAATCTCAATCTCGTTTTATCGTTACAGTTCCAAGTGATAAAGCTGAGCAATTCGAGGAGCTTGTTGCTTGTGTGAAAATTGGAGAAGTAACAGATACAAAAGAACTTCAAATAAAAGATGATGAACAACGTATCATCCTTAAAGCAACTCAGGATGAAATTGTAACGGCTTGGAAAGGAGCCATTCCATGTTTGCTGAAATCAAAGGCCTAA
- the purN gene encoding phosphoribosylglycinamide formyltransferase, with translation MKLAIFASGSGTNAEAIIHAAQQQTLEMEIALVVTDKPKAKVIEKAERLNVPMLICDPKSFETKDAYEEQVVRELKKRQVTFIALAGYMRLIGSTLLNAYEGRIVNIHPSLLPSFPGLDAIGQAFQAGVKITGVTIHYVDEGMDTGEIIAQEAVRIEETDTVETLHQKVQAVEHQLYPNTLQKIFRSDREVE, from the coding sequence ATGAAGTTGGCTATTTTTGCTTCGGGTAGTGGCACGAATGCAGAAGCGATCATTCATGCAGCGCAGCAACAAACACTTGAGATGGAAATTGCTCTTGTTGTGACAGACAAGCCAAAGGCAAAGGTCATTGAAAAAGCAGAACGGTTGAATGTGCCTATGCTTATTTGCGATCCCAAGTCATTTGAGACAAAGGATGCTTACGAAGAACAGGTCGTCAGAGAGTTGAAGAAAAGGCAAGTAACCTTTATCGCATTAGCCGGTTACATGCGATTAATTGGTTCAACTTTACTAAACGCTTATGAAGGAAGGATCGTTAATATACATCCTTCCTTGCTTCCTTCTTTCCCAGGTCTTGATGCAATTGGACAAGCCTTTCAAGCGGGCGTGAAGATAACTGGTGTAACCATTCATTATGTTGATGAAGGAATGGACACGGGTGAAATCATCGCTCAAGAGGCTGTTCGAATAGAAGAGACGGACACTGTGGAGACGTTGCACCAAAAAGTACAAGCAGTCGAACATCAATTGTATCCCAACACATTACAGAAGATCTTTAGATCAGACAGAGAGGTTGAGTAA